Proteins from a genomic interval of Macaca mulatta isolate MMU2019108-1 chromosome 18, T2T-MMU8v2.0, whole genome shotgun sequence:
- the ZBTB7C-AS2 gene encoding LOW QUALITY PROTEIN: uncharacterized protein C18orf12 (The sequence of the model RefSeq protein was modified relative to this genomic sequence to represent the inferred CDS: substituted 1 base at 1 genomic stop codon), with translation MERIVHCEGTVSWDNLCGQXNTMASTFGPKDILVLLLATDSFFVIGKVTSSPWASVSSFLNNNLKKKIPHGAWLLSHCLHSLQALVVCAQVHLPLPARSLLCICTCPPFVCSLSDTGLPLFPPAALLNPAMCHCGVELAFWMMWHDLTLMPFPSHQANLASSSTHGISQNAESGREIEHQG, from the coding sequence ATGGAGAGAATAGTGCATTGTGAAGGTACTGTGAGTTGGGATAACTTGTGCGGACAGTAAAACACAATGGCAAGTACATTTGGGCCTAAAGATATCTTAGTTCTCCTTCTTGCCACTGACTCTTTTTTTGTGATTGGAAAAGTTACTtcctctccctgggcctcagtttcctcattcttaaataataatttaaaaaaaaaaatccctcatggGGCATGGCTCCTCTCTCACTGCCTTCACTCCCTGCAGGCACTGGTGGTATGCGCCCAGGTGCACCTGCCACTTCCCGCCAGGTCCTTGCTTTGTATTTGCACTTGCCCCCCTTTTGTTTGTAGTCTAAGTGACACGggtctccctctctttcctccagCTGCATTGCTCAATCCTGCAATGTGTCACTGTGGTGTGGAGCTGGCATTCTGGATGATGTGGCATGACCTCACACTGATGCCATTCCCCTCCCACCAAGCCAACCTGGCTTCCTCCTCCACCCATGGAATAAGCCAGAATGCTGAAAGTGGGAGGGAAATAGAGCACCAAGGTTAA